The following proteins come from a genomic window of Daphnia carinata strain CSIRO-1 chromosome 6, CSIRO_AGI_Dcar_HiC_V3, whole genome shotgun sequence:
- the LOC130690180 gene encoding phosphatidylglycerophosphatase and protein-tyrosine phosphatase 1-like, translating to MESPDKMSSVLARVLFFPSLAYNVMMEKISSRQWYNHVDNHVILGALPLRNKTQELIETEKVNTVVSLNEDYEVKYLTHQPEEWKKLGVDAIRFSVVDMFEAPPQDMLLKGVEFINKKISDGGVVYVHCKAGRSRSAALVACYLMKKHNWTPEQVILHLKSVRPHILLPPNKVNALEIFYKSHVQCT from the exons ATGGAGTCGCCAG ACAAGATGTCGTCAGTCCTTGCCCGTGTATTATTCTTTCCGTCCTTAGCTTATAATGTAATGATGGAAAAAATTTCATCTAGACAGTGGTATAATCACGTCGACAATCATGTAATTCTGGGAGCACTGCCTCTAAGAAACAAAACTCAAGAG TtgattgaaacagaaaaagtcaACACAGTTGTTTCTCTAAATGAAGATTATGAAGTTAAATATCTCACACATCAGCCAGAG gagTGGAAAAAGTTAGGTGTTGATGCTATTCGATTTTCTGTTGTTGACATGTTTGAAGCACCTCCCCAAGATATGCTTCTTAAGGGTGTGGAAttcattaacaaaaaaatttctgatGGGGGTGTGGTATATGTACATTGCAAAGCAGGCCGATCAAGAAGTGCTGCACTAGTAGCTTGTTACCTAATGAAG AAACATAATTGGACTCCAGAGCAAGtaattttgcatttaaaatcAGTAAGGCCACATATTCTTCTGCCTCCCAACAAAGTCAATGCCCTGGAAATCTTCTACAAAAGTCATGTTCAGTGTACTTAA